The Anas acuta chromosome 2, bAnaAcu1.1, whole genome shotgun sequence genome contains a region encoding:
- the EEF1E1 gene encoding eukaryotic translation elongation factor 1 epsilon-1, which yields MAAELALLEGTLGLRNGTKYGAQGERQIPVLQTNNGPGLTGLITIAAHLVKQAKKEQLLGSTAEEKAVVQQWLEYRVTRVDRCSSKEDTRTILKDLNTHLEDKVYLAGNSFTLADILMYYGLHHVMVDLTVQEKEKYLNVSRWFNHIQHYPGVRQQLSNVVFIKNRLYTNAH from the exons ATGGCGGCGGAGCTGGCGCTGCTGGAGGGGACGCTGGGCCTGCGGAACGGGACCAAGTACGGCGCGCAGGGGGAGCGGCAG aTTCCTGTTCTGCAGACGAACAATGGTCCTGGTCTGACAGGATTAATTACCATAGCTGCCCACTTGGTCAAACAGGCTAAGAAAGAACAACTGCTTGGAagcactgcagaggaaaaggctgtTGTTCAGCAGTGGTTGGAATACAGAGTCACTCGAGTAGATAGATGTTCTAGTAAGGAAGATACTAGAACAATTCTAAAG gaTCTTAACACACACCTCGAAGATAAAGTCTACCTTGCAGGAAACAGTTTTACTTTAGCAGATATTTTGATGTACTATGGATTGCATCACGTCATG GTGGACCTCACAGtgcaagaaaaggagaaataccTTAATGTGTCTCGCTGGTTCAACCACATTCAACATTATCCAGGTGTCCGACAACAGCTGTCTAATGTCGTCTTTATCAAGAACAGATTATATACTAATGCTCATTAA